In Prevotella sp. oral taxon 475, one DNA window encodes the following:
- a CDS encoding DciA family protein: MFRREIKPLGEILQRLLREEGLETPLLQKRLVEAWPEVAGRMVADYTGETSIRNQTLFVKITNAALRSDLTLMRTQLVKRLNERVGAFVITDIRIY; the protein is encoded by the coding sequence ATGTTTAGGCGCGAGATCAAACCCCTGGGCGAGATTCTCCAACGGCTTCTGCGCGAGGAGGGCTTGGAAACGCCCCTGCTTCAAAAGCGACTTGTCGAGGCTTGGCCCGAGGTGGCCGGTCGGATGGTGGCCGATTATACGGGCGAGACGTCGATTAGGAATCAAACTCTTTTTGTGAAAATCACCAATGCCGCCCTGCGCAGCGATCTCACCTTGATGCGAACACAACTGGTGAAGCGGCTCAACGAGCGCGTCGGGGCTTTTGTTATCACAGACATACGCATTTATTAA
- a CDS encoding DNA replication/repair protein RecF, protein MILKQISILNYKNLRAVTLDLSSKLNCFIGQNGAGKTNLLDAVYYLSFCRSAYNPIDSQLITHEQDFFVLEGAYVGDGSEADPESIYCGMKRGVKKQFKRNRKAYQRLSQHIGLIPLVFVSPSDTILIDGGSEERRRLMDIVISQYDNTYIEALTRCGKALQQRNALLRMEAEPDPTLLELWEEEMAVQGEKIYRKREAFVEELIPVFQQIYETLSGGSERVSLRYVSHAQRGELLEVIRRDRARDRAVGYSLHGIHRDDLEMLLDGYQLKREGSQGQSKTYVLALKLAQFDFLRRTASHTTPLLLLDDIFDKLDSRRVERIVRLVSGQNYGQIFITDTNRDHLDRILHLGASHYKLFEVENGEVREKGATDV, encoded by the coding sequence ATGATTTTGAAACAGATTTCCATTCTCAATTATAAAAATTTGCGGGCTGTGACGCTCGATCTTTCGTCCAAGTTGAATTGTTTTATCGGGCAGAATGGTGCGGGGAAGACCAACCTGTTGGATGCGGTTTATTATCTTTCTTTTTGTAGGAGTGCTTACAATCCCATCGATTCGCAACTCATCACTCACGAGCAGGATTTTTTCGTGCTTGAGGGGGCGTATGTGGGCGACGGATCGGAGGCCGACCCGGAGAGCATCTACTGCGGAATGAAGCGCGGCGTGAAGAAGCAATTCAAGCGCAATCGGAAGGCTTATCAGCGACTCTCGCAGCACATTGGATTGATTCCGTTGGTGTTTGTCTCGCCCTCGGACACGATTCTTATCGACGGCGGGAGCGAGGAACGACGTCGACTCATGGACATTGTCATCTCACAATATGACAATACCTACATCGAGGCTTTGACGCGCTGCGGGAAGGCCTTGCAGCAGCGGAACGCTTTGTTGAGGATGGAGGCTGAGCCCGATCCTACGCTCCTCGAGTTGTGGGAGGAGGAGATGGCCGTGCAGGGCGAGAAGATTTATCGTAAGCGTGAGGCTTTTGTGGAGGAGTTGATTCCTGTATTCCAACAGATTTACGAGACGCTCTCGGGCGGTTCTGAGCGGGTATCGTTGCGTTATGTCTCGCATGCCCAGCGGGGAGAATTGCTCGAGGTGATCCGGCGCGACCGTGCCCGCGACCGTGCCGTGGGATATTCGTTGCACGGGATTCACCGCGACGACCTGGAGATGCTCCTCGACGGCTACCAGCTCAAGCGAGAGGGCAGTCAGGGGCAGAGCAAGACGTATGTTCTGGCGTTGAAACTGGCGCAGTTCGACTTTCTCAGACGCACGGCCTCGCACACCACGCCACTATTATTGCTCGACGACATCTTCGACAAGCTCGACAGTCGTCGTGTGGAGCGCATCGTCCGTTTGGTTTCGGGCCAGAACTACGGGCAGATTTTCATCACCGACACCAACCGCGACCATCTCGACCGAATCCTCCATCTGGGGGCCTCGCACTACAAACTTTTCGAGGTGGAGAATGGCGAGGTAAGAGAGAAAGGAGCAACCGATGTTTAG
- a CDS encoding tetratricopeptide repeat protein — protein sequence MANKNNPGALDANEMLQTSEAFFFKNKKLILTAVAVIVLVIAGIFLYKSLIAAPREEKASTALAKGQEYFNQEQFDKALNGDGAGYAGFAKIADDFGGTNAANLANLYAGLCNANLNRWEAAQKFLDAYSPSADAMVSPAAVAALGNAYAHLNQLDKAVDFLKKAAKLADSKAEDGTNNSLSPLFLLQAGEILESQNKKEEALNLYQDIKKKYVNSPLVQRSEIDKYIERASTK from the coding sequence ATGGCAAACAAAAACAACCCAGGCGCACTCGACGCCAACGAAATGCTACAGACTTCTGAGGCATTTTTCTTCAAGAACAAGAAACTCATCCTCACTGCCGTGGCGGTCATCGTGCTCGTCATTGCCGGCATCTTCCTCTACAAATCGCTTATCGCCGCACCACGGGAAGAAAAAGCCAGCACAGCCCTGGCAAAAGGACAGGAATACTTTAATCAGGAACAATTCGATAAAGCTCTCAACGGAGATGGAGCTGGTTATGCAGGATTCGCAAAGATTGCCGACGACTTCGGCGGAACCAACGCAGCCAATCTGGCCAACCTCTACGCCGGTCTGTGCAACGCCAACCTCAACCGATGGGAAGCCGCTCAGAAATTTCTCGATGCCTATTCGCCATCGGCAGATGCCATGGTGAGCCCGGCCGCAGTGGCCGCTCTGGGCAATGCCTATGCACACCTCAATCAACTCGACAAAGCTGTTGACTTCCTCAAAAAAGCTGCCAAACTGGCAGATAGTAAAGCAGAAGACGGAACCAACAATAGTCTCTCGCCCCTCTTCCTGCTTCAAGCAGGCGAAATCCTTGAGTCGCAAAACAAAAAAGAAGAGGCCCTCAATCTCTACCAAGACATCAAGAAAAAATATGTCAACTCGCCCCTCGTACAGCGATCAGAGATTGACAAATACATCGAACGCGCTTCTACAAAATAA
- the ribH gene encoding 6,7-dimethyl-8-ribityllumazine synthase, with protein MATALHNLSEYDLTKIPDASNMCFGIVVSEWNPEVTGRLLEGAVQTLEKHGTLPENIHVKTVPGSFELVYGAHQMVLNGGYDAVIILGCVIRGETPHFDYICQGVTYGIAQLNSNSEIPVIYGLLTTNDQQQALDRCGGKYGNKGDECAIVAIKMAKF; from the coding sequence ATGGCAACAGCATTACACAACCTTTCGGAATACGACCTGACAAAAATTCCCGATGCAAGCAACATGTGCTTCGGAATCGTAGTCTCCGAATGGAATCCTGAAGTGACAGGCAGACTGCTCGAAGGCGCAGTTCAGACGCTGGAAAAGCACGGAACTCTTCCCGAAAACATACACGTAAAAACAGTTCCGGGCAGTTTCGAATTGGTTTATGGAGCTCATCAAATGGTGCTCAACGGCGGTTACGATGCCGTTATCATCTTAGGTTGCGTCATTCGCGGAGAAACGCCACACTTCGACTATATTTGCCAAGGAGTGACTTACGGTATTGCACAACTCAATTCGAATAGTGAAATCCCAGTTATCTACGGGCTCCTCACCACCAACGACCAGCAACAAGCCCTCGACCGTTGCGGCGGGAAATACGGAAATAAAGGCGATGAATGTGCCATCGTAGCTATCAAAATGGCAAAGTTCTAA
- a CDS encoding DUF2027 domain-containing protein produces MKKGDQVRFLSETGGGIVAGFQGKNIVLVEDADGFQIPVSITEVVVVNDEQDRRQGRTNTIQTALRAIDTEQNEGGSQSIKALLTRNEDDDHANEQEPTDREITFRKPVEERLGGNKLSLFLAFLPENIKNLSNTRFGVYLINDSNYHLFYTYATAEGQSWLLRSSGELEPNSKLLLERIAHEDVNNIEHTALQAIAYKQEKDYALKPVVDAQLHIEPLKFYKQHLFCENPFFETDALLYPIVENDETATPEQPHLNADALKESMLGGGSADKSNHKKPSKENRPLRSRSESDMLVVDLHADEILETTQGMEPFNILQYQLEVFRRTLQEHAKNYGQKIIFIHGKGEGVLRKALITELRRNYKGYLYQDASFREYGYGATQVMIKK; encoded by the coding sequence ATGAAAAAAGGAGATCAAGTAAGATTCTTAAGTGAGACGGGCGGCGGCATCGTGGCCGGTTTCCAAGGTAAAAATATCGTTTTGGTAGAAGACGCCGACGGATTTCAAATCCCAGTCAGTATCACCGAAGTGGTGGTTGTGAACGACGAGCAGGACCGTAGACAGGGGCGCACCAACACCATTCAAACTGCGCTAAGAGCAATCGATACAGAACAAAACGAAGGCGGAAGTCAGTCGATAAAGGCTTTATTGACCCGAAACGAGGATGACGACCACGCCAACGAACAGGAACCTACCGATCGAGAAATCACCTTCCGTAAGCCGGTGGAAGAACGGTTGGGCGGAAACAAGCTCAGTCTTTTCCTGGCCTTCCTTCCCGAAAACATCAAGAACTTGAGTAACACCCGCTTCGGGGTCTACCTCATCAACGACAGCAACTACCATCTTTTTTATACCTACGCCACGGCCGAGGGACAGAGTTGGCTGTTACGGTCTTCGGGCGAACTGGAACCCAACTCGAAACTACTGTTGGAGCGCATTGCTCACGAAGATGTCAACAACATCGAGCACACTGCTCTTCAAGCCATCGCCTACAAGCAGGAGAAAGATTATGCGCTCAAGCCGGTTGTAGACGCACAGCTACACATCGAACCGCTAAAGTTTTACAAGCAACATCTGTTCTGCGAAAATCCATTCTTTGAAACCGACGCTCTACTCTACCCCATCGTCGAGAACGACGAGACGGCCACACCTGAGCAACCTCATCTCAATGCCGATGCTTTAAAAGAAAGTATGCTGGGAGGAGGAAGCGCAGACAAATCAAACCACAAGAAACCATCGAAGGAGAACCGTCCGCTCCGTTCTCGTTCAGAGAGCGACATGCTTGTTGTCGATCTACATGCTGACGAGATTTTAGAAACCACGCAGGGCATGGAGCCTTTCAACATTCTGCAATATCAGCTCGAGGTTTTTCGGCGCACCCTTCAAGAACACGCCAAAAATTACGGACAAAAAATCATCTTTATTCATGGCAAAGGCGAAGGTGTGCTGCGCAAGGCTCTCATCACCGAACTGCGCCGCAATTATAAAGGCTATCTCTATCAAGACGCCTCGTTTCGGGAATACGGATACGGGGCTACACAAGTGATGATTAAGAAATAA
- a CDS encoding NAD(+) synthase: MIHGYIKVAAAIPSVKVADCQHNIEHIAREMREADRQGAEIIVFPELSVTGYSCQDLFAQQLLIAQAEAAIEGLLSKTKDLDLIAILGAPVVVESLLLNCAVVVQRGRILGIVSKTYLPNYSEFYEKRWFASAQDLNDAEIRYAGCLVPITPAHQLFVTSDGVKFGVEICEDLWSPNPPGTHLALAGADLIFNLSASDELIGKHAYLRSLIAQQSARTIAGYIYSGCGFGESTQDVVYGGNALIYENGEELAASHRFSFDPQLVTAQIDIDKLRAERRTNNTYVNAQHGQTARLRPALPAVGVRRPFVLERDINPLPFVPRDEQMAESCEEIFNIQVSGLAQRLTHIHAQTVVLGISGGLDSTLALLVCAKTFDKLGLSRRGIVGVTMPGFGTTDRTHRNALALMQALGVSTREIDISSSVRQHFADIGHDFSHHDVVYENAQARERTQILMDLSNQLSGIVIGTGDLSELALGWATYNGDHMSMYAINASIPKTLIRHLVRHVAHTIEGDEARSTLLDIIDTPISPELIPADEQGRIAQKTEELVGPYELHDFFLYHFLRFGFSPARLFLMAQRAFSQGKRGVQTYSVEEIGRWMAVFFRRFFSQQFKRSCLPDGPKVGSVSLSPRGDWRMPSDASARLWLEEGFFREEELRSKGGKGLKE, encoded by the coding sequence ATGATACACGGATACATCAAAGTAGCAGCTGCGATTCCTTCAGTGAAAGTGGCCGACTGCCAACACAACATCGAACACATCGCCCGAGAGATGCGCGAGGCCGACCGACAGGGTGCAGAAATCATCGTCTTCCCCGAGCTGTCCGTCACGGGCTACAGTTGTCAAGATCTTTTTGCCCAGCAGTTGCTCATTGCACAGGCCGAGGCGGCGATCGAAGGTTTACTCTCGAAGACGAAAGATCTTGACCTCATTGCCATTCTCGGCGCACCGGTAGTGGTAGAAAGTTTGTTGCTCAACTGTGCCGTTGTCGTTCAGCGAGGTCGGATTTTGGGCATCGTATCCAAGACCTATCTGCCCAATTACAGCGAGTTTTACGAGAAACGCTGGTTCGCCTCGGCCCAAGACCTCAACGACGCAGAAATTCGTTATGCCGGTTGTCTGGTTCCAATCACTCCTGCCCATCAGCTTTTTGTCACGTCCGACGGCGTAAAATTCGGCGTTGAAATCTGCGAAGATCTCTGGTCTCCCAATCCGCCCGGAACGCATCTGGCCCTGGCCGGAGCCGACCTGATCTTCAACCTCTCGGCCAGCGACGAACTCATCGGCAAGCACGCCTACCTCCGCAGTTTGATTGCCCAGCAAAGTGCGCGCACTATTGCCGGCTACATCTACAGCGGTTGCGGTTTTGGCGAGAGCACACAAGACGTGGTCTACGGTGGTAATGCATTGATCTACGAAAACGGCGAAGAACTTGCCGCCAGTCATCGTTTCTCTTTCGACCCACAACTGGTAACAGCGCAGATCGACATCGACAAGCTGCGTGCGGAGCGGCGCACCAACAACACGTATGTCAATGCCCAACATGGGCAGACTGCCCGCCTGCGCCCCGCTCTGCCCGCCGTCGGGGTGCGAAGGCCCTTCGTTTTGGAACGCGACATCAACCCGTTGCCCTTCGTTCCTCGCGACGAACAGATGGCGGAGAGCTGTGAAGAGATTTTCAACATCCAGGTTTCGGGATTGGCACAACGACTGACTCACATCCATGCACAAACCGTGGTGTTGGGCATCAGCGGCGGACTCGACTCCACGCTTGCCCTACTCGTCTGTGCCAAAACCTTCGACAAACTCGGTCTCTCCCGCCGCGGCATCGTGGGTGTCACCATGCCGGGCTTCGGAACCACCGACCGAACCCACCGCAACGCTCTCGCCTTGATGCAGGCCCTGGGGGTCAGCACGCGGGAGATCGACATCTCGTCGAGCGTTCGTCAGCATTTTGCCGACATCGGTCACGATTTCAGTCACCACGATGTGGTTTACGAAAATGCACAAGCGCGCGAGCGAACTCAGATTCTCATGGATCTGAGCAATCAACTCAGCGGCATTGTCATCGGCACGGGCGATCTCTCCGAATTGGCCTTGGGCTGGGCAACCTATAACGGCGACCACATGAGTATGTACGCTATCAACGCAAGCATTCCCAAGACGCTCATCCGGCATCTCGTTCGCCACGTAGCCCACACCATCGAGGGCGACGAGGCACGCTCTACACTGCTCGACATTATCGACACGCCGATCAGTCCCGAACTGATTCCAGCCGACGAGCAGGGCCGCATTGCCCAGAAAACCGAGGAGTTGGTGGGTCCCTACGAGCTGCACGACTTTTTCCTCTACCACTTCCTGCGCTTCGGCTTCTCCCCAGCGCGTCTTTTTCTCATGGCTCAACGCGCCTTCAGCCAGGGGAAGAGGGGTGTGCAGACTTATTCGGTCGAGGAGATTGGTCGCTGGATGGCGGTATTCTTCCGTCGCTTTTTCAGTCAGCAATTCAAGCGTTCCTGCCTGCCCGACGGTCCGAAGGTGGGCAGCGTGAGCCTCAGTCCGCGGGGCGACTGGCGCATGCCCAGCGATGCCTCTGCCCGACTTTGGCTCGAAGAGGGATTTTTTAGGGAGGAGGAATTAAGGAGTAAAGGAGGGAAGGGGTTAAAGGAGTAA